One window of Mediterraneibacter gnavus ATCC 29149 genomic DNA carries:
- a CDS encoding S1 RNA-binding domain protein, which translates to MANETMNLNTPILTLDSDTVLETAQSKADLIWHDIQNAYRTRKILTGILGGIEKTEAGSLIAIIYYKDYRAVIPISEMMINLIQDETHDYGDLSLRQNKVLNNMLGCEIDFVIKGLDTKSRSIVASRKDAMLKKRQIFYFDQDSSGQTKIHEDRIVQARVIAVAEKVVRAEIFGVETSILARDLSFDWLGDARERFQVGEHILVRILTIQGDSPETLSIHADVKSVEGNTSKENLKNCRVQGKYAGTVEDIHKGTVFVRLELGVNAIAHSCYDSRTVGKKDKVSFVVTHIDEDRNVAVGIITRIIKQNL; encoded by the coding sequence ATGGCAAACGAAACAATGAACCTGAACACCCCTATTTTAACTCTTGATTCCGATACTGTATTAGAAACTGCTCAATCAAAAGCGGATTTAATCTGGCATGACATCCAAAATGCCTATCGTACCCGGAAAATTCTCACCGGCATTCTGGGCGGTATTGAAAAGACCGAAGCCGGCAGCTTAATAGCAATTATTTACTATAAAGATTATCGGGCAGTCATCCCTATCTCGGAAATGATGATCAATCTGATCCAGGATGAAACTCATGATTACGGAGATCTCTCTCTTAGACAGAACAAAGTCCTTAACAATATGCTTGGTTGTGAAATCGACTTTGTAATCAAAGGACTGGATACCAAATCCAGAAGCATCGTTGCCAGCCGGAAAGATGCTATGCTGAAGAAACGTCAGATTTTCTATTTTGATCAGGACTCTTCCGGACAGACTAAAATCCACGAAGACCGTATTGTGCAGGCCAGAGTCATTGCCGTTGCTGAAAAAGTAGTCCGGGCAGAAATCTTTGGTGTAGAAACTTCCATCCTTGCAAGAGATCTGTCTTTTGACTGGCTGGGTGATGCCAGGGAACGATTCCAGGTAGGGGAACATATTCTGGTCCGGATCTTAACTATCCAGGGAGATTCCCCGGAAACGCTCTCCATCCATGCAGATGTAAAAAGCGTGGAAGGCAACACCAGCAAAGAAAACCTGAAAAATTGTCGGGTACAGGGAAAATATGCCGGCACGGTGGAAGACATCCACAAAGGAACTGTTTTTGTCCGGTTAGAATTGGGTGTCAACGCCATTGCTCACAGTTGCTACGACAGCCGCACCGTTGGGAAGAAAGATAAGGTGTCCTTTGTTGTGACACATATTGACGAAGATCGGAATGTTGCAGTGGGAATTATCACTCGGATTATTAAACAGAATTTATAA
- a CDS encoding ABC transporter permease: MAKKNIIRDWKNYLIYFVTVTLVIMLMYSFLTLSFSKDIIVMSENMEMLSLGISILSIFVALIGGFMIKHAINLVLLRRKKEIALYFLMGMEENTIIRIFLCENFLMGSGAFILGCILGVGLSIILKNLALGIFGFPIMYSIEISAKAIFLTTILFFGMFYFGLRSSIVNIKKSSIYTLLYDEIRNENIKIKKGKMLGRLLLIVLFEVGGLFCIKRVFSIQTNFAIVLLIIGVLLLLSGIFYFYKLFPEIYSYIMKKRTRWLLKKTNLFLYGQISSKCKAAGKIMAVTSMLLSVALVTLFSGLVMGEGYKVNLKSEYPFDVAVAIDSKVQSFDEVVKYVSNREKVKESFEYNLYEYPDISNKIDILGISDYNKLREILGLKKVNLEQGQYIVHCDTWKYIDTIRNNIKQAPVVDIGGKKLEGSCNRIYDEPMEQYRMTGTNGYALVVPDIILNNLETHKSRLVIDIIGEGNESLKSELNRFIRNEWNPQIDIVGNERITMSLSVQAWGIKNSLTGFTTFAFIGLYLSVIFIIFSATLLAFEQLERGKNSSKYYKILQMLGVDNTNCKRLVFKELAIFFGIPMCLPLILFVIVALGANQMFGEYILKIGVIPRYILVTLGIFALVYSLYFYLTYILFSRNIVDNTNP, from the coding sequence TTGGCAAAGAAAAATATTATTCGTGATTGGAAAAATTATTTGATTTATTTTGTAACGGTTACATTAGTCATTATGTTGATGTATTCGTTTTTAACATTATCTTTTTCGAAAGATATTATTGTGATGTCTGAAAATATGGAAATGTTAAGTTTGGGTATAAGTATATTATCAATATTCGTAGCCTTAATAGGTGGATTTATGATAAAACACGCAATTAATTTAGTACTGTTACGGAGAAAAAAAGAAATTGCATTGTATTTTCTTATGGGAATGGAGGAAAATACTATTATTAGAATTTTTTTGTGCGAAAATTTTTTAATGGGTAGTGGAGCTTTTATTTTAGGATGTATATTGGGAGTGGGGCTATCTATTATTTTGAAAAACTTGGCTTTAGGTATATTTGGTTTTCCAATCATGTATTCTATAGAAATATCCGCAAAAGCTATTTTTTTAACTACAATTTTATTTTTTGGAATGTTTTATTTTGGCCTTAGAAGTTCAATTGTTAATATAAAAAAGAGCAGTATATATACACTGCTATATGATGAAATAAGAAACGAAAATATAAAAATTAAGAAAGGGAAAATGCTTGGTCGTTTACTTCTAATTGTTCTTTTTGAAGTAGGAGGTCTTTTTTGCATAAAAAGGGTATTTAGTATCCAAACAAATTTTGCGATTGTTCTTTTGATTATAGGTGTTTTGTTATTGTTAAGTGGGATTTTCTATTTTTATAAATTATTTCCGGAAATATATTCCTATATTATGAAAAAGAGAACAAGATGGTTGCTTAAAAAAACGAATTTATTTCTTTACGGACAAATTTCTTCTAAATGTAAAGCTGCTGGAAAAATAATGGCAGTTACATCAATGTTATTGTCAGTGGCATTAGTTACGTTATTTTCGGGATTAGTTATGGGTGAAGGATATAAAGTAAATTTGAAATCAGAATATCCATTTGATGTAGCAGTTGCCATAGATAGTAAAGTTCAATCTTTTGACGAAGTAGTAAAATATGTTAGTAATAGGGAGAAAGTAAAGGAGTCTTTTGAATACAATTTATATGAATATCCGGATATCTCTAATAAGATTGATATACTAGGAATATCCGATTACAATAAATTACGAGAAATATTGGGACTAAAGAAGGTTAATCTTGAGCAGGGGCAGTATATCGTACATTGTGATACATGGAAATATATTGATACTATAAGAAATAATATAAAACAAGCTCCTGTAGTAGATATAGGGGGAAAGAAATTAGAAGGAAGTTGTAATAGAATATATGATGAACCTATGGAGCAATATAGAATGACAGGGACTAATGGTTATGCATTAGTAGTTCCAGACATTATTTTAAACAACTTAGAAACACATAAATCAAGGCTAGTCATAGATATTATTGGCGAGGGAAATGAATCACTTAAAAGTGAGTTAAACCGTTTTATAAGAAATGAATGGAATCCACAAATAGATATAGTAGGAAATGAAAGAATTACTATGAGTTTATCAGTGCAAGCATGGGGAATAAAAAATTCATTAACAGGATTTACAACATTTGCTTTTATAGGTTTGTATTTGAGTGTCATTTTTATTATTTTTTCTGCGACATTACTTGCATTTGAACAATTGGAAAGAGGTAAAAATAGTAGTAAATATTATAAAATATTACAAATGCTAGGAGTAGATAATACAAATTGTAAAAGGCTGGTATTCAAAGAACTTGCAATATTCTTTGGAATTCCAATGTGTTTACCGCTGATTTTATTTGTAATAGTAGCATTAGGTGCAAATCAGATGTTTGGAGAATATATTTTAAAGATAGGAGTTATTCCAAGATATATATTGGTAACATTAGGAATTTTTGCTCTTGTCTATAGTCTTTATTTTTATCTGACATATATACTTTTTTCCAGAAATATAGTAGATAATACTAATCCTTGA
- a CDS encoding ABC transporter ATP-binding protein, with the protein MNTILEVKNLKKTYNNCGNETEVLHNISFRVDEGEFVCIMGASGSGKTTLLNCISTIDSITSGEVYLDNKNMRNLKSKDLSAFRRKKIGFIFQDYNLIDTLTIFENIALALSINGVKEKEIKERVISISKKLQIDSVLQKYPYEISGGQKQRCACARAIVNEPVLILADEPTGALDSISSKKLMELLSYMNSDLNETIIMVTHDPVCASYAKRVIFLKDGSIYQELRDDKKPLQYNAIIQTIERLEER; encoded by the coding sequence ATGAATACAATTTTAGAAGTGAAAAATTTAAAAAAGACATATAATAATTGTGGAAATGAAACAGAAGTTTTACATAATATAAGTTTTAGAGTGGATGAGGGTGAATTTGTTTGTATTATGGGGGCATCTGGATCAGGAAAAACTACTCTTTTAAATTGCATATCGACAATTGATAGTATTACATCGGGAGAGGTATATTTGGATAACAAAAATATGAGGAATCTAAAATCAAAAGATTTATCAGCTTTTCGAAGAAAAAAAATAGGATTTATTTTTCAAGATTATAATTTGATTGATACGTTGACTATTTTTGAGAATATTGCCTTGGCTTTAAGTATTAATGGAGTGAAAGAAAAAGAAATAAAAGAAAGAGTTATAAGTATATCTAAAAAATTACAGATTGATAGTGTTTTGCAAAAATATCCGTATGAAATTTCTGGAGGACAAAAACAAAGATGTGCATGTGCTAGAGCAATTGTCAATGAACCTGTATTAATATTAGCTGATGAACCAACAGGAGCTTTAGATAGTATATCATCTAAAAAACTTATGGAATTATTAAGTTATATGAATTCTGACTTGAATGAAACTATAATAATGGTTACACATGATCCAGTATGTGCTAGTTATGCTAAGCGGGTAATCTTTTTAAAAGATGGAAGTATATATCAAGAATTAAGAGATGACAAAAAACCTTTACAATATAATGCTATTATTCAAACCATAGAAAGACTGGAAGAAAGGTAG
- a CDS encoding ABC transporter ATP-binding protein: MRGFIYFFKFSWSANKKYIFSVVLKTILNSLIGLSILILPQYLIDSIITRELRNIIFWTILVVLTNFLGNIIMEYFNAEVYIQKNIVYNKFQLWFAGKQADARYEYIERDEVKTLYEQGCKYIYGFQGSQGFGVAFETFFELWGYIFIAVSVAIMIAYINIFLVMLIVVIVLIVSCIRNKVNKLVYQTNMEKVPFERKENYFKLLFSDYRYGKEIRLNNLKEFFLRKYDENLAQTNYYYAKNIRRYKGMTFINLLLNCIQDIAVYAVLIYRVLTAAITIGNFTMYLNAINKLSSNLVLITRSILKIKEFSLYYDSFEKYLNIIEENSESITLTKSEKKDEKCIEFQNVYFKYADNQEYVLKNINLKFEIGKHIAIVGNNGSGKSTLIKLLLRLYKPTSGRILLNGEDIQNINKEEYLKRLAVVFQDYKLFPLSLKENIVFGEKWEKEDLDEMLKNCELDEFLGKCEQGLETPLSREFDEKGIEPSGGEGQKICLVRALCKGADILILDEPTAALDPRAEFEIFKLFKEAIKNKTAILISHRLGMAKLCDKIIVLWKGEIVEEGTHETLMDQKNIYYELYIKQALWYK, from the coding sequence ATGAGAGGATTTATATATTTTTTTAAGTTTTCTTGGAGTGCAAATAAGAAATATATTTTTTCTGTAGTGTTAAAAACCATATTGAATAGTTTGATTGGTTTGTCAATTTTGATATTACCTCAATATCTCATTGATTCAATAATAACAAGAGAATTAAGAAATATTATATTCTGGACTATTTTGGTTGTTTTGACAAATTTTTTAGGGAATATAATTATGGAATACTTCAATGCTGAAGTATATATACAAAAAAATATTGTATATAATAAGTTTCAATTATGGTTTGCAGGAAAACAGGCAGATGCCAGATATGAATATATAGAAAGAGATGAGGTAAAAACTTTATACGAGCAAGGATGTAAATATATCTATGGTTTCCAAGGTAGCCAGGGTTTTGGGGTGGCTTTTGAAACATTTTTTGAGCTCTGGGGATATATTTTTATAGCAGTCAGTGTTGCGATAATGATTGCCTATATAAATATATTTTTAGTGATGCTAATAGTAGTTATAGTTTTAATAGTTAGTTGTATAAGAAACAAGGTAAATAAATTGGTGTATCAGACTAATATGGAAAAAGTTCCATTTGAAAGGAAAGAGAATTATTTTAAACTATTATTTTCTGATTATAGATACGGAAAAGAAATTAGACTGAATAATTTAAAAGAATTTTTTCTTAGAAAATATGATGAAAATTTGGCACAAACTAATTATTACTATGCTAAAAATATTAGAAGATATAAAGGAATGACATTTATAAATTTGTTATTAAATTGTATACAAGACATTGCAGTGTATGCAGTATTAATATATCGTGTATTAACTGCGGCCATTACAATAGGAAATTTTACAATGTATTTGAATGCTATTAATAAGTTATCTTCAAATTTAGTTTTGATAACAAGGTCAATATTAAAGATTAAAGAGTTTTCTCTGTATTATGATTCATTTGAAAAATATTTGAATATTATAGAAGAGAATAGTGAAAGTATAACGCTTACTAAAAGTGAAAAAAAAGATGAAAAATGTATTGAGTTTCAAAATGTATACTTTAAATATGCAGATAATCAAGAATATGTATTAAAAAATATAAATTTGAAATTTGAAATTGGTAAACATATAGCGATTGTTGGTAATAATGGTTCTGGAAAATCGACATTAATAAAATTGCTATTAAGATTATATAAACCCACGTCGGGAAGAATTCTTTTAAATGGAGAAGACATACAAAATATAAATAAGGAAGAGTATTTAAAAAGACTCGCCGTTGTATTTCAAGATTATAAGCTATTTCCATTATCTCTTAAAGAAAATATAGTATTCGGAGAAAAATGGGAAAAAGAGGATTTAGACGAGATGTTAAAAAATTGTGAGCTAGATGAATTCTTAGGCAAATGTGAACAGGGATTGGAAACACCATTATCACGTGAGTTTGATGAAAAAGGAATTGAGCCATCGGGTGGAGAAGGGCAAAAGATATGTTTAGTTCGTGCATTGTGTAAAGGTGCAGACATTTTAATACTTGATGAACCTACGGCAGCACTTGATCCGCGTGCAGAATTTGAAATTTTTAAATTGTTTAAGGAGGCAATTAAAAATAAGACGGCTATTCTTATTTCTCATAGATTAGGGATGGCGAAATTGTGTGACAAAATTATTGTTCTTTGGAAGGGGGAAATTGTAGAAGAGGGGACACATGAAACTTTGATGGACCAAAAAAATATCTATTATGAGTTATATATTAAACAGGCACTATGGTATAAATAA
- a CDS encoding S41 family peptidase: MYHKTEEFLKVLDQFVGSYIQHSQNPKRAMHLMNRFFKIEDIYFHMELKKQQNDMMRCVEESAIKWSIHNHTTVYINQLQLEAQHFQKSIVDLLKNMEVSNVKVAVLDLRNNCGGKLENALLFLGAFDSKHNVNIIMDDKSKEKILLNTVQKQQINLDILKWIILVNRNTISAAELIALALKEEKKALLIGEKTYGKSEIQKNMVMENIIVKFTVGKFFVKNIDISNRGIQPDIEISNVGLDLYNQYKKIKSGIAQYTEYVIFVQTVLKKLGMYDGKITGIYDIETINRVKEYRRIKEIKETDFITDTLLEALYFDLEQVTDHQMAKVEEIVMGCEK, translated from the coding sequence ATGTATCACAAAACTGAAGAGTTTTTAAAAGTATTGGATCAATTTGTTGGTAGTTATATTCAGCATTCCCAGAATCCTAAAAGAGCAATGCATCTAATGAACCGTTTTTTTAAAATTGAGGATATATATTTTCACATGGAACTAAAAAAACAGCAGAACGATATGATGCGGTGTGTTGAAGAGAGTGCAATAAAATGGAGCATACATAATCATACAACTGTGTATATCAATCAATTACAGTTAGAAGCACAACATTTTCAAAAATCCATAGTGGATTTATTGAAAAATATGGAAGTTAGCAATGTAAAAGTAGCTGTTTTAGATTTGAGAAATAATTGCGGTGGTAAGTTAGAAAATGCATTGCTTTTTTTAGGAGCATTTGATTCCAAACATAATGTCAATATTATTATGGATGATAAATCAAAAGAAAAGATTTTACTAAACACTGTACAAAAACAACAAATAAATTTAGATATATTAAAATGGATTATATTGGTTAACAGAAATACTATATCAGCAGCAGAGCTAATTGCGTTAGCACTCAAAGAGGAAAAAAAGGCCTTGCTTATAGGAGAGAAGACATACGGGAAATCAGAAATACAAAAAAATATGGTTATGGAAAATATAATAGTTAAATTTACTGTCGGGAAATTTTTTGTTAAAAATATCGATATATCTAATAGAGGTATACAGCCGGATATAGAAATTTCAAATGTTGGTTTAGACTTATATAACCAGTATAAAAAAATAAAAAGTGGAATAGCACAATATACAGAATATGTTATTTTTGTACAAACTGTATTGAAAAAATTGGGTATGTATGATGGAAAAATTACTGGTATATACGATATAGAAACGATAAATAGAGTAAAAGAATATAGAAGAATAAAAGAGATTAAAGAAACAGATTTTATTACGGATACTTTGCTAGAGGCATTATATTTTGATTTAGAACAGGTAACAGATCACCAAATGGCAAAAGTAGAGGAAATCGTTATGGGATGTGAAAAATGA
- the papB gene encoding PapB family radical SAM/SPASM ranthipeptide maturase produces MSIKNIIEAFPYKIVEVKGKKYVFVGYNSAIFELDEVDKFILDNLPESLENIYQKARIAFNNITIEALENRIIEMSKNFIIKNNDAEEKVEEMKKTYSWSGNPDTVILMLCQECNLRCKYCYAGDGEYSNPGIMKYEIGKKAIDFIAEFCGEKEQFNIIFFGGEPLMDFRKLKKLVEYAEYVAKNKGKTVGFAITTNGTLLTEEIEHFLIEKRFNITLSLDGGEEVNDANRFYANGKGAYNSTVSKTENLRKKIAVGVRGTVTHIDMDLLQRWKDLKELHVKNINFSPSVNMMDDQDYEKMITSFFESIDVYCQAIREKKYNEIKTMGYVGKIFDKLKNGGVRLKNCGAGNNMIAVDKDGNLFPCHRLLPYIHYKMGDIFTGLDKEKCGELEQEMMIANYPKCQKCWLQSFCCGGCIQENLVMEDNANQPYYNYCKYMEEVTEYALKKYLQLVAEGIINVSQN; encoded by the coding sequence ATGAGTATAAAAAATATTATTGAGGCATTTCCTTATAAAATTGTAGAAGTAAAAGGGAAGAAATATGTTTTTGTAGGATATAACTCTGCTATTTTTGAACTGGACGAAGTTGACAAATTTATCTTGGATAATTTACCAGAAAGCCTTGAGAATATTTATCAAAAGGCTAGGATAGCGTTTAATAATATTACTATTGAAGCACTAGAAAATAGAATTATAGAGATGTCAAAGAACTTTATAATTAAGAATAATGATGCAGAAGAAAAAGTTGAAGAAATGAAAAAGACATATTCATGGTCGGGAAATCCAGATACAGTGATACTGATGTTATGCCAAGAATGTAATTTAAGGTGTAAATACTGTTATGCCGGGGATGGAGAATATTCTAATCCAGGAATTATGAAATACGAAATTGGTAAAAAAGCAATTGATTTTATAGCAGAATTCTGTGGGGAGAAAGAGCAATTTAACATAATTTTTTTTGGTGGAGAACCATTAATGGATTTTCGTAAATTAAAAAAACTTGTTGAATACGCAGAGTACGTAGCAAAAAATAAGGGTAAAACTGTAGGATTTGCAATTACTACCAATGGAACATTACTTACAGAAGAAATAGAACACTTTTTGATAGAAAAGCGATTTAATATTACTCTGAGTTTGGATGGAGGTGAAGAGGTTAATGATGCAAACCGCTTTTATGCTAATGGAAAAGGAGCATATAATAGCACCGTTTCAAAAACTGAGAATTTAAGAAAGAAGATTGCTGTAGGAGTGAGAGGAACAGTTACTCATATTGATATGGATTTGCTACAACGATGGAAAGACTTAAAAGAATTGCACGTGAAAAATATAAATTTTTCTCCGTCTGTGAATATGATGGATGATCAAGATTATGAAAAAATGATAACAAGTTTTTTTGAATCTATTGATGTGTATTGTCAAGCAATTCGGGAAAAGAAATACAATGAAATAAAAACCATGGGGTATGTAGGGAAGATATTTGATAAATTGAAGAATGGCGGTGTCAGGCTAAAGAATTGTGGTGCAGGAAATAACATGATTGCTGTTGATAAAGATGGAAATCTGTTTCCTTGTCATAGATTATTACCCTATATTCATTATAAAATGGGAGATATTTTTACAGGATTAGATAAAGAAAAATGTGGTGAACTTGAACAAGAAATGATGATAGCAAATTATCCAAAATGTCAAAAATGCTGGTTACAAAGTTTTTGTTGTGGTGGATGCATACAAGAAAATCTTGTGATGGAAGATAATGCAAATCAACCATATTACAATTACTGTAAATATATGGAAGAAGTGACAGAATACGCATTGAAAAAATATTTACAGTTAGTTGCAGAGGGAATTATAAATGTATCACAAAACTGA
- a CDS encoding conjugal transfer protein TrbL family protein → MGILDGIVEWIAEQVMNILDLITTSVLGALGCSMDTFLRYFPAAETMYQIFLALAIGLILLNWVWQLFKNYFMGTGIDAEDPIKLSLRTFMFLFLTFYAKDIVDLLLNIAGTPYSWILTEDLPPLEFAKFNSVITVILGVCANGAVAIVALILVLILAWNYIKLLFEAAERYILLGVLVYTAPVAFSTGASQATGNVFKSWCRMLGGQFFLLLMNAWCLRLFTSMVGTFLANPLSL, encoded by the coding sequence ATGGGAATACTTGACGGAATTGTAGAATGGATTGCCGAACAGGTCATGAACATTCTGGATTTGATTACTACTTCTGTTCTGGGTGCACTGGGATGTTCCATGGATACTTTTCTCCGGTATTTTCCAGCAGCGGAAACAATGTACCAGATTTTTCTGGCACTGGCTATCGGACTCATCCTTTTAAACTGGGTTTGGCAGCTTTTTAAGAATTATTTTATGGGGACAGGGATTGACGCTGAAGATCCAATCAAATTATCACTGCGGACTTTTATGTTCCTTTTCCTGACATTCTATGCCAAGGACATCGTGGATCTTCTATTGAATATTGCAGGAACCCCGTATAGCTGGATTCTGACTGAAGATCTTCCACCGCTGGAATTTGCCAAATTCAATTCTGTGATCACAGTAATCCTGGGGGTATGTGCCAACGGTGCTGTTGCCATTGTTGCCCTCATACTGGTACTGATCCTTGCCTGGAATTACATCAAGCTGCTTTTTGAAGCTGCGGAACGTTACATACTACTTGGAGTTCTGGTCTACACCGCACCTGTTGCGTTTTCCACGGGTGCTTCCCAAGCTACCGGAAATGTTTTTAAGAGCTGGTGCCGTATGCTCGGCGGACAGTTCTTTTTGCTTTTAATGAACGCCTGGTGTTTGCGGCTGTTTACTTCCATGGTCGGAACATTCCTTGCAAACCCTTTATCACTCTAG
- a CDS encoding lysozyme family protein, whose protein sequence is MDTERSGLDEAMDVGSSTISHLKSLKTAATFSKAGYGAALGGPFSAAIGAVIANRNQFAKILLVILAILLLPVLFIVMLPGLIFGSLTEQSDVLNSNSMISENIRASRDAIVEVLEESHEDILAEIHAAISRLPQGDTASINDPYTYSISVNANLLISQFCASQDDYKNINLNQLKKLIRENKEGLFSYDVATETVTMEVTVDGGAEGEAGTEQGQAQTQTVTFTKHTYTVVYAGDSYFADHVFHLTDKQKELAKNYAENLTAFFGTASSGIVAAINLSDEVLSYRPAVERAAAKYGMSDYVDLILAVMMQESGGRGLDVMQAAEGGFNTRYPHVPNGITDPEYSIECGIQELKYALDKAGCTGPTDLDRIKLALQGYNYGSAYIDWAMERDGGYTKENAIAYSDMMCARPSWPYDRYGDKEYVEHVLRYYQITASGGSYPANGMQIPHYLQTDYGNIPYGGGSIASSGCGPTSFAMIASYLTGTTITPIDAISWCGNSYYKPGVGTYWSYFQAASDHFGCGAVTQTSDPNQVLQALSEGHPVISSQRAGLFTSGGHFIVLRGVTAGGKVLVNDPNDSSSKNYINREFDMMTEVHATANAYWIFAKK, encoded by the coding sequence ATGGATACAGAACGCTCTGGACTTGACGAAGCAATGGATGTAGGCTCCAGTACCATTTCTCATCTAAAGTCCTTAAAAACAGCAGCCACTTTCTCCAAAGCAGGATATGGTGCAGCCCTTGGCGGGCCTTTTTCAGCAGCGATTGGCGCAGTCATAGCCAACCGGAATCAGTTCGCTAAAATTCTCCTTGTTATTCTCGCCATACTGCTGCTTCCGGTTTTATTTATTGTGATGCTCCCTGGTCTGATCTTTGGAAGTCTGACCGAACAAAGCGATGTGCTAAACAGCAACTCTATGATCAGTGAAAACATCCGTGCTTCCCGTGATGCCATCGTTGAAGTGTTAGAAGAAAGCCATGAAGACATTCTGGCAGAGATCCATGCAGCAATTTCCCGTCTTCCACAAGGAGATACTGCATCCATCAATGATCCCTATACATACAGCATCTCCGTCAATGCCAATCTGCTGATTTCACAATTTTGTGCCAGCCAGGATGACTATAAAAACATCAACCTAAACCAATTAAAGAAACTCATCCGTGAAAACAAAGAAGGACTTTTTTCTTATGATGTAGCAACCGAAACAGTTACCATGGAAGTTACCGTTGATGGCGGTGCAGAAGGAGAAGCCGGCACAGAACAGGGACAGGCACAAACACAGACGGTTACTTTTACGAAACACACCTATACCGTTGTTTATGCTGGGGATTCCTATTTTGCAGACCATGTATTCCATCTTACAGACAAGCAGAAAGAACTTGCCAAAAACTATGCAGAAAATCTGACTGCTTTCTTTGGAACTGCTTCTTCCGGCATAGTAGCTGCTATCAATCTTAGTGATGAGGTATTGTCCTACCGCCCTGCTGTAGAAAGAGCCGCTGCGAAATATGGTATGAGTGATTATGTGGATTTAATTCTGGCAGTCATGATGCAGGAATCTGGCGGACGAGGGCTGGATGTTATGCAAGCAGCGGAAGGTGGATTTAATACCCGCTATCCCCATGTGCCAAATGGGATTACAGATCCTGAATACTCCATTGAATGTGGTATTCAGGAATTAAAATATGCCCTCGACAAAGCCGGCTGTACCGGACCTACGGACTTAGACCGGATTAAACTGGCTCTTCAGGGTTACAACTACGGTTCTGCATACATTGACTGGGCAATGGAGCGTGACGGTGGATATACCAAAGAAAATGCGATTGCCTACTCTGATATGATGTGTGCAAGACCAAGCTGGCCTTATGACCGGTATGGTGATAAAGAATATGTGGAGCATGTCCTTCGGTATTACCAAATTACTGCCAGTGGCGGCAGCTATCCCGCAAACGGCATGCAAATTCCACACTATCTCCAGACAGACTATGGAAATATCCCCTATGGCGGTGGTTCCATCGCCAGCAGCGGATGCGGTCCGACAAGCTTTGCTATGATTGCCAGTTATCTTACAGGCACTACCATTACACCTATTGATGCAATATCCTGGTGCGGAAATTCCTATTACAAACCAGGAGTCGGCACTTACTGGTCTTATTTCCAGGCAGCGTCCGATCATTTTGGGTGTGGGGCTGTCACACAGACCAGTGATCCCAACCAGGTACTTCAGGCTTTATCTGAAGGTCATCCGGTCATCAGTTCCCAAAGAGCTGGGCTTTTTACCAGTGGCGGACATTTTATTGTCCTTCGTGGTGTAACGGCTGGAGGTAAAGTATTAGTCAATGATCCCAATGACAGTTCCTCCAAAAACTACATCAACCGTGAATTCGATATGATGACGGAAGTGCATGCAACCGCAAATGCCTATTGGATCTTCGCTAAAAAATAA